AGTTACTTGTTTGGTTGGATCATCGAGCTGAGTCATAACACAAGTTGAGATGAGGTCAACAACTTCCGCCTACACAACTTGATATTGCAAAATACAATGAGAACCACAAAATTACAAAGTCTTGTAGTTGGTTGAGAAATTCATCCCTGACCTTATAAAAAAAGACAGGTGCTCCACAACATTAGACTCAGACTCTCTCATCACCTGGAGATCTCGCACTACTCTCTTCTGTCTTCGACAATAGTCTTCTGTCTCTGACAGTCAATCTGTTGAAAGGTAAGACGCACAATTTCATCTTCACTAATAAATGCAAAGTCTTTGGGATATGTGATGACAATTGGTCCTGGATGTATATCATGACTGGATATGACCGATAAGatactgtgtattttttgtttttcaggatgCGGTGTGTGATGATCTTTCTGGTGTTGACGCTGGTCGTCCTCATGGCTGAACCCaagaatatttttaaaaaattcgGAAAGGCAATGAAAGGAAAAGGTAAATAATCTCACCATATTTAGTTTCAACTTGAATAAGTTGAAACACAGTCGGTGTAAACAGGCTACACTCAGTTGTGAACAAAGCAAGATGTGGCCTTGAAATCTATTTTTTTGCAAAAGTTGTCAATAATATTTGGCTATGAGAGTTTGGCTGGAAGTCTGGGAACCCCAGGTGGTTCCCTGCTTTACTAGTTGGTAACATATCCTTGGCTACAGCATATTTTTCAGCTCCATACACCACTTCTCCTGTGTTcttctttaagaaaaaaaagaaaccaaaagagagaaaggacgttttatattttttgtttgttgttgttgtttgcattaatattaatacatttttaaatatttatatactgAGTGCTAAATATGAGGACTTATTATTTTAAACCATTATTTCAAACATTACTAAACAATCGTTAGTAATGACATAATAATGACTATTATGCTGTTTtgatgttatttcatttttatctcgTCTGTTTCACAGGCCAGTATTCCAAAACGTAAGTACTCTTAATTGCTACTTATAACAATAGTAAgtacagtattaaaaaaaacaacaccgATTGaagattaaacaaaaatatatgatGTATACATTAAGAGCACTTGGTGAATCTGACAAACTCATATCCGTATCTCAATTCCTTACTTCCCATAGACTTGGAAAGGCATTCGCTGGAGCCATTGGTCAAGCCATTGGTCAAGCCATTGGTCAAGGCTACGGTCAAGGCTACGGTCAAGGCTATGGTCAAATCAATGGTCAAGGCTATGGGCAAGGTTACGGTCAAGTCAATGGTCAAGCAGCAGATTTTCATGGATGAAAGTTCATGGAGATGTTCTACTTGGCCTGGCACAAGAATAAATGCAACTTCAATGCAACGCTttgcaatgaaaaaataaatggatcAACAAACAAACGAGTTGTGTCACATTTCTGTAATCATGTAAAGATCATTTAGGGAGTGTTGTCACAGCTTCCAgtggttttaaaaatgtgaaatggcTTGCTATTAACTGCCCTGATGAATAAAACTGCaatacaaaaagtaaaaactgaacatgGTGTTTTAACTAGAGTGAATATGAAGGATGCACAAATCCAATACACTAGTTTGGTATTGACGTTGTATTAGAACTGACCTTATTAAATGGATTGGGCATCAGCCGTGATGTAAGAGATCCACGTTAAatagttttttgtcattaaagaACAAATTACACAGTGATGACATTACCCCACCTTACAACACCTCACATAAAATTTATTTCAATCAATTCTAAACCTTGAGCTGtacagattttaaataaaaagaatctAGTATTACACTCACAGTCGTTTATCTCCatcaaccagccaagttgcaggaaatattgTCACAATCTCcacttcctgagttacagtgtttaataatggccagaagggtttttgcagaacattatgatttCACAGAAAAGTcccgacctttgaccttatggatatg
The window above is part of the Seriola aureovittata isolate HTS-2021-v1 ecotype China chromosome 19, ASM2101889v1, whole genome shotgun sequence genome. Proteins encoded here:
- the LOC130187730 gene encoding keratin-associated protein 6-2-like, coding for MRCVMIFLVLTLVVLMAEPKNIFKKFGKAMKGKGQYSKTLGKAFAGAIGQAIGQAIGQGYGQGYGQGYGQINGQGYGQGYGQVNGQAADFHG